Proteins from a single region of Anastrepha ludens isolate Willacy chromosome 5, idAnaLude1.1, whole genome shotgun sequence:
- the LOC128864576 gene encoding uncharacterized protein LOC128864576, translating into MSRRVSFASDKHQKGNVPINISPARGSTVIMHRLSVYIPHLISPIHSPKKLIVEINSHVALFRDKLVLVGQSRDCPELREKIRKLRRICVDTCKHTGQIILPQVKSAMEDGMLAENPHLVLLFYLVQLFLRELLKSYRLVQVVPMDMSGYYENRAGPSNLGNVMSQILLCKQITPDFNQEELCSIAKDSHEIGMLLTELQEYMPQNESYLERNAAMDSDVLRPFKQERNYTHNNISLLCCVSRPSYL; encoded by the exons ATGAGTCGCCGTGTTTCATTTGCCTCAGATAAGCATCAAAAAGGGAATGTTCCCATCAACATTTCGCCTGCTCGTGGTTCTACCGTGATAATGCATCGACTCTCCGTATATATCCCTCATTTAATATCCCCAATTCATTCGCCAAAAAAG CTTATCGTTGAAATCAACAGCCATGTAGCCTTGTTCCGTGATAAATTAGTACTGGTTGGCCAATCAAGGGATTGCCCTGAGCTGCgagaaaaaatacgaaaattgcgCCGAATTTGCGTTGATACTTGTAAGCACACAGGACAAATAATATTACCACAAGTGAAAAG TGCAATGGAGGACGGTATGTTGGCTGAAAACCCACACTTAGTTTTATTGTTCTACTTAGTACAGCTATTTTTACGTGAACTGCTAAAGAGTTATCGGCTGGTTCAAGTGGTGCCCATGGATATGTCTGGCTATTACG AAAATCGTGCTGGACCATCAAATCTAGGAAACGTTATGAGTCAAATTTTGCTGTGTAAACAAATAACACCCGATTTCAATCAGGAAGAACTGTGCAGTATAGCAAAAGACTCTCACGAAATCGGGATGCTACTCACAGAACTGCAAGAATATATGCCACAGAACGAATCCTACCTTG AACGCAATGCAGCCATGGACTCCGATGTATTGCGGCCTTTCAAACAAGAACGGAATTATACCCACAATAATATTAGCTTGCTCTGTTGCGTGTCACGACCGAGTTATCTGTGA
- the LOC128864578 gene encoding antigen 5 like allergen Cul n 1-like translates to MQLHFAMSFRFKLVIFYFGLFDCCWSIAAYNYFCSSDNWCSKGNHLMCDTSAIKEQGTFKRHMPLTFKVRRLFLEHHNKIRDKTAGSSKATRMRNLIWDNELAYLARIHTGLCPNNPSECHRTARFEKVGLNTALQNGSDYIQIDHLISNSFKEWELDSSTAHKVLTHDQASRVGCAIGHCVDCADKKDHCYFTSCFYDMDHKEGETTQETGDKAASKCNVWDSVTDEKYANLCHNTGKNFQKN, encoded by the exons ATGCAGCTACATTTTGCGATGAGCTTTCGGTTTAAGTTAGTAATCTTTTATTTCGGCTTGTTTGATTGTTGTTGGAGCATAGCggcttataattatttttgcagcaGTGATAATTGGTGTTCGAAAGGAAACCACTTAATGTGTGATACATCTGCAATT AAAGAGCAGGGTACGTTCAAACGCCACATGCCATTGACTTTCAAAGTGCGGCGTCTCTTTTTGGAGCACCACAATAAGATACGTGACAAAACGGCTGGCAGTAGCAAGGCGACGCGGATGCGCAATCTTATCTGGGACAATGAGCTGGCGTACTTGGCTCGTATACATACAGGCCTATGCCCCAACAATCCCAGCGAATGCCACAGAACTGCGCGTTTTGAAAAAGTGGGTCTGAACACTGCATTGCAAAACGGCTCAGACTACATACAAATCGATCATCTTATATCCAATTCCTTCAAGGAATGGGAGCTTGATAGTTCCACTGCGCACAAAGTGCTCACGCACGACCAGGCGTCTCGTGTAGGCTGTGCCATCGGCCACTGTGTCGACTGCGCTGATAAAAAGGA CCATTGCTATTTCACATCTTGCTTTTATGACATGGACCATAAGGAAGGCGAGACTACTCAAGAAACGGGCGATAAAGCTGCCTCCAAATGCAACGTATGGGATTCGGTTACGGACGAAAAGTATGCAAATCTTTGCCATAACACAGGCAAAAACTTTCAAAAGAACTAA
- the LOC128864577 gene encoding protein pinocchio isoform X2 — protein sequence MSLASVHGPQFTDICSPLGRSSISMSSSLSDLVGSPLEISVDNVLTIEELRQQMGSCFTCGVSWTDDHVSLDCSECGGYSLERPCPLCDGQCDVQWKRDFTMSHACGKARWHGVCPSYQEVMTHLNPLEAAATATSSAAPSTCANAATHLRLAQELCLRLEQLSASAHT from the exons ATGTCTTTAGCCAGTGTACATGGTCCACAATTCACGGATATCTGCAGCCCCCTAGG TCGCAGCAGTATCAGCATGTCTTCTTCGTTATCGGATTTGGTCGGTAGTCCTTTGGAAATTTCCGTAGACAACGTACTCACTATTGAGGAGTTGCGTCAGCAAATGGGGTCCTGTTTCACATGTGGTGTGTCCTGGACGGATGACCATGTTTCCCTTGACTGTAGTGAATGTGGGGGCTATAGCTTAGAGCGTCCCTGCCCGCTATGTGATGGCCAGTGTGACGTCCAATGGAAGCGTGATTTCACCATG TCGCATGCGTGTGGCAAAGCTCGCTGGCATGGTGTGTGTCCCAGCTACCAGGAGGTGATGACACATTTAAATCCTCTCGAAGCTGCTGCTACCGCCACTTCCTCCGCTGCTCCATCAACGTGCGCCAATGCCGCTACACATTTGCGATTGGCACAGGAACTATGTCTGCGGTTGGAACAACTTTCGGCAAGTGCTCACACGTGA